A stretch of Triticum aestivum cultivar Chinese Spring chromosome 1D, IWGSC CS RefSeq v2.1, whole genome shotgun sequence DNA encodes these proteins:
- the LOC123164653 gene encoding uncharacterized protein: protein MARLSFVPISLLLLASLAAGAGAAAAADPGEGGPRVSVQYASEEESRWLDRWTEKHLAQQGSGQAIEIQPGTDEESAQLSRMFPGNAYIGHIEYDKDHPFGRIVVDAFHSKARQAKPNDDLQKQGQEESRSHAEHDVKDL from the exons ATGGCCCGGCTCTCTTTCGTCCCCATCTCCCTGCTGCTGCTAGCTagcctcgccgccggcgccggcgccgcagcAGCCGCGGATCCAGGGGAAGGGGGCCCCAGGGTCAGCGTGCAGTACGCGAGCGAGGAGGAGTCCCGGTGGCTGGACCGCTGGACGGAGAAGCATCTGGCCCAACAAGGGTCCGGCCAAGCCATCGAGATTCAGCCGGGCACCGACGAGGAGTCGGCGCAACTGAGCCGCATGTTCCCCGGCAACGCCTACATCGGCCACATTGAGTATGACAAGGACCATCC CTTTGGCAGAATCGTCGTGGATGCCTTCCACTCCAAAGCTCGCCAGGCGAAGCCGAACGATGATCTGCAGAAGCAGGGCCAGGAGGAGTCTCGCTCTCACGCCGAG CACGACGTCAAGGATCTTTAG